One window of Daphnia carinata strain CSIRO-1 chromosome 7, CSIRO_AGI_Dcar_HiC_V3, whole genome shotgun sequence genomic DNA carries:
- the LOC130701884 gene encoding craniofacial development protein 1-like: MLNEENYSSDSSDEDYIPTGAESDVEELTDEPEHSSSSDGDQVVEHGSVSKKQKLCSKKKKKLKPRNSAVQDKEDKIKTIYAAEDNKERVDSLWASFKDVSELKKAKEIVTPSIASPATSKIYEFAGEKIEISEKNQKIASISSQEIKGKRPALRAGGLSSLTSQLSNKKSKLSTLEKSKLDWDKFKHDEGIAEDLKSFNQGKKGFLERQAFLERADVKQFEIEKTLRAGRKSNS, translated from the exons AtgttaaatgaagaaaactaTTCTTCTGATTCCAGTGACGAGGACTACATTCCAACTG GTGCTGAAAGTGATGTTGAAGAATTAACAGATGAACCTGAACATAGTTCCAGCAGTGATGGTGATCAAGTTGTGGAACATGGATCTGTttcgaagaaacaaaaattgtgttcaaaaaaaaaaaaaaaattaaaac CAAGAAATTCTGCTGTGCAAGAtaaagaagacaaaataaaaaccattTATGCTGCTGAAGATAACAAAGAAAGAGTGGATAGTCTTTGGGCTTCTTTTAAGGATGTgtctgaattaaaaaaagcaaaggaaaTAGTGACACCTTCTATTGCATCACCAGCAACCTCAAAAATCTACGAATTTgctggagaaaaaattga AATCTCAGAGAAAAATCAGAAGATTGCATCCATAAGTTCACAGGagattaaaggaaaaagaccTGCTTTGAGAGCTGGTGGCCTTTCTAGCTTGACCAGTCAGTTATCTAACAAAAAATCTAAGCTGAGCACCTTGGAGAAATCTAAACTTGATTGGGACAAATTTAAGCACGACGAAGGCATTGCTGAAGATTTAAAATCTTTTAATCAAGGCAAAAAGGGATTTTTGGAGAGACAAGCTTTTCTGGAACGAGCCGACGTAAAACAgtttgaaatcgaaaaaacTTTACGTGCTGGGCGAAAATCCAATTCGTAA
- the LOC130701875 gene encoding uncharacterized protein LOC130701875: MEKSIEKNDGSGELEEPGSWAGPIIHLSFISLMLLVMSFASLAVHIRIGNDTYAFKNMGLWEFCFSRFQSHFPLPATSQLFHLLSKGWLMAVQAFMTLALIFSCSAHIASTMLLVRWPLNFTFRYQWQILSACALMNGLKSFCLFLLVAVFGGQCWRRDWMLYPNFNYLSWSYAFAVIAMFIGMAATASFYFDAKRTVERKKANSNLVVQMQSHGSQIYI, translated from the exons atggaaaaaagtaTTGAAAAG AATGATGGCAGCGGGGAGCTGGAAGAGCCAGGCAGCTGGGCAGGACCG ATTATCCATTTGTCTTTTATATCACTTATGCTGTTGGTTATGTCATTTGCCAG TTTAGCAGTCCACATTCGCATCGGCAACGACACATACGCGTTCAAGAACATGGGTCTCTGGGAGTTTTGTTTTAGCAGATTCC AGTCACACTTTCCTTTGCCGGCTACTTCACAACTCTTTCATTTGCTCTCCAAAGGTTGGCTGATGGCAGTGCAGGCTTTTATGACGCTGGCCTTGATATTTTCCTGCTCTGCCCACATTGCCTCAACAATGCTTCTTGTTCGTTGGCCGCTCAACTTCACATTCCGATACCAGTGGCAGATCCTGTCTGCCTGTGCACTAATGAATGGTTTGAAATCCTTTTGCCTCTTCCTGTTGGTGGCTGTCTTTGGTGGACAATGTTGGAGACGTGACTGGATGCTCTACCCAAATTTCAACTACCTCTCTTGGTCGTACGCGTTTGCCGTAATCGCCATGTTCATCGGAATGGCTGCCACAGCCAGTTTCTACTTC GACGCCAAGAGGACAGTGGAACGCAAGAAAGCCAACAGCAATCTAGTTGTTCAGATGCAATCACACGGCAGCCAGATTTACATCTGA